Proteins from a single region of Chaetodon trifascialis isolate fChaTrf1 chromosome 10, fChaTrf1.hap1, whole genome shotgun sequence:
- the LOC139337532 gene encoding sodium/myo-inositol cotransporter-like, protein MGPGMEAVDIAVVALYFILVLVIGFLAMWKANRSTVSGYFLAGRSMTWIVIGASLFVSNIGSEHFIGLAGSGAAGGFAVGAWEFNALLLLQLLGWVFVPVYIHSGVYTMPEYLSKRYGGNRLKVYFAFLSLLLYIFTKLSVNLYAGALFIQESLGWNLYLSIVLLISMTALLTVTGGLVVVMYTDALQAVLMIGGALILTTISLVKVGGLEGVRTKYMQAVPNVSAITASGNFTYSPSCHIEPKPDSLRILRGPLDEDMPWPGFIFGQTPASIWYWCADQVIVQRVLAAKNIAHAKCSTLLAGFLKILPMFLIVIPGMISRILFADEIACIGPEHCMAVCGSQAGCSNIAYPRLVMALMPVGLRGLMMAVMIAALMSDLDSIFNSSSTIFTLDIYQTFRREASQRELLIVGRIFVVLMVGISIAWVPVIIEMQGGQIFPYIQEVAGYLTPPIAALFLLGVFWKRCNERGAFWGGMTGFTLGTVRLILAFIYRQPRCDQPDDRPGFIVDVHYMYFAMVLFWISGFVAVVVSLCTSPPDEEQVRTTTFRGLRSIEITPMKDQVEMPPDVKKETCLDRAEVRLLIPSTDHDPATPSTETTPATSPAEQFGNGTMEVIRMEEGYHGNGETGRCLRLMEWFCGYKEGAQSAQQRVAQEDERVIAEMLYEPPRVKLLLNLGLVFVCAVDIFMYIYFSL, encoded by the coding sequence ATGGGTCCTGGAATGGAAGCAGTGGACATAGCTGTGGTAGCACTGTATTTTATCCTGGTGCTAGTCATTGGCTTTCTTGCCATGTGGAAAGCCAATCGCAGCACTGTGAGTGGCTACTTCCTGGCCGGGCGCTCCATGACATGGATTGTGATAGGTGCATCACTCTTCGTCAGCAACATTGGCAGTGAACATTTCATAGGCCTGGCTGGGTCAGGAGCAGCAGGTGGCTTTGCTGTTGGAGCATGGGAATTTAAtgcacttcttcttctgcagctgcttggcTGGGTGTTTGTCCCAGTGTATATCCACTCGGGAGTCTACACCATGCCTGAGTACCTGTCGAAACGCTATGGTGGCAACAGGCTAAAGGTGTACTTTGCTTTCTTGTCTCTGTTACTTTACATTTTTACCAAGCTGTCGGTGAATTTATATGCTGGAGCTCTCTTTATTCAGGAGTCCCTGGGGTGGAACCTTTATTTGTCCATCGTCCTGCTCATCAGTATGACTGCACTGCTTACTGTCACTGGTGGATTGGTGGTAGTAATGTACACAGATGCACTTCAGGCGGTGTTGATGATTGGTGGAGCCCTAATCTTAACCACCATCAGCCTAGTCAAAGTTGGTGGGCTAGAAGGTGTCCGAACTAAGTACATGCAGGCAGTTCCCAATGTTTCTGCTATTACTGCTTCTGGAAACTTCACCTATTCTCCTTCCTGCCACATTGAGCCTAAACCAGACTCACTACGCATCCTTCGAGGTCCCCTGGATGAAGACATGCCATGGCCAGGCTTCATTTTTGGCCAGACCCCTGCATCAATTTGGTACTGGTGTGCAGACCAGGTCATTGTTCAGAGAGTACTAGCAGCTAAAAACATTGCTCACGCTAAGTGCTCTACACTTCTGGCTGGATTTCTCAAGATCCTGCCCATGTTTCTAATCGTCATTCCAGGAATGATCTCCCGCATCTTGTTTGCAGACGAGATTGCCTGCATTGGGCCAGAGCACTGTATGGCTGTGTGTGGTTCTCAGGCTGGCTGCTCAAACATTGCCTACCCACGGCTGGTTATGGCATTGATGCCTGTGGGACTCAGGGGTCTGATGATGGCAGTTATGATCGCTGCCCTGATGAGTGATTTAGACTCAATCTTCAACAGTTCAAGCACCATCTTCACACTGGACATCTATCAGACTTTTCGAAGAGAGGCATCTCAGCGCGAACTGCTGATTGTGGGCCGCATATTTGTTGTGTTGATGGTAGGAATCAGCATTGCCTGGGTCCCTGTTATAATTGAAATGCAAGGTGGACAGATATTCCCCTACATCCAGGAAGTTGCTGGCTACCTCACTCCACCAATTGCTGCCCTCTTCCTGCTAGGTGTGTTCTGGAAACGGTGTAATGAGAGAGGCGCATTCTGGGGAGGCATGACAGGTTTCACACTCGGTACAGTACGACTGATCCTAGCTTTCATTTACCGCCAGCCTCGTTGTGACCAGCCAGATGATAGGCCTGGCTTCATCGTTGACGTCCACTACATGTATTTTGCCATGGTGCTGTTCTGGATTTCGGGATTTGTGGCGGTAGTGGTCAGCCTTTGCACCTCTCCACCAGACGAGGAGCAGGTTCGCACCACCACATTCCGGGGACTCCGCAGCATTGAAATAACTCCCATGAAGGACCAAGTGGAAATGCCCCCAGATGTCAAAAAGGAGACGTGTTTGGATCGGGCGGAAGTCAGACTCCTGATCCCATCCACTGACCATGACCCAGCCACCCCTAGTACAGAGACAACCCCTGCCACCAGCCCTGCAGAACAGTTCGGCAATGGAACGATGGAGGTGATCAGAATGGAGGAAGGCTACCATGGTAACGGGGAGACTGGCAGATGTCTGCGTTTAATGGAGTGGTTCTGTGGATATAAGGAGGGCGCGCAGAGTGCACAGCAGAGAGTAGCACAGGAGGATGAAAGAGTCATTGCAGAGATGCTGTACGAGCCACCTAGAGTGAAACTTCTTCTCAACTTGGGTCTGGTATTCGTCTGCGCTGTGGACATCTTCATGTATATTTATTTCTCACTGTAG